The DNA region TGGTATTCAACAAAGCGGTATAGAAGATACCTTACCAAAAGCGCTTTCTAATACAACTATGAAAAGATTATTTATGTTTATGGATAAAGCAGAAAAAGAACTTGTTTTAAAATATTATGCATACATAAAAAAAGGAAGTAATGAATATATATCACAATATCCATTATTAGAAAAAGAGGATATTTATGTAAAGAAAAATTTTTCTAATGATTCAAATCTGGAAAAAATATTTGCTAAATCATTTATTGCAGTAAATGCAATAGAAAGAGGAGAAACAGAAGGTTTAAAAATAAATAAAAATTCAAAATTGGATATATTTAAATTATTGATATTTTTGCCTTTAAATAAAAGAATTGATTTTGCAAATAACATATATGAAAAAATAAATATATTAGGGGATGAGATGGTAAAACAATTCCTTATTCAGTCAGTGAAAACAGAATATGAGAAATTAGGAATAGATTTATATAATTCTCAAAAGAAATATATATTAAAAACAGGGGTATGGATGCTATTAGTGACATTAATTGGTGTCATAAGTGCTATAATTGTTGGATTGCTAGGTTCCAAAACAGCAGCAGGTTTAGCGAAGGATTTAAGAAAGAAAATTTTTTCAAAGGTGGAGAATTTTTCTGGAGAAGAAATGGATAAATTTTCAACAGCTTCATTAATTACAAGAACCACAAATGATATCACTCAAATACAAAATTTAATGGTTATTTTAATTAGAATAGTGTTTTATGCACCAATACTTGCAGTTGGTGGTTTGATTAGAGCACTTGATAAAAGTCCATCTATGTCATGGATAATAGGGGTTGCAGTAATATCTTTATTGGTGTTTATAGGGACAATATTTGCATTTGCATTGCCTAAATTTAAATTAATACAAAAATTAGTTGATAAGCTTAACCTTGTTTCAAGAGAAAGTTTAACAGGAATGATGGTTATAAGAGCATTTAATACCCAAGAGAGAGAAAAAAAGAGATTCGATGAAGTAAATAAAGAGTTGACAAAAACAAATTTATTTGTAAACAGATTGATGGCTTTTTTGATGCCTGCAATGTTATTTGTTATGAATGGAACAATGTTATTGATTGTATGGGTAGGAGCACATAAGATAGATAATTTCAACTTACAGGTTGGAGATATGATGGCATTTATACAATATGCAATGCAAATAATATTTTCATTTTTAATGATGGCAATGATATTCATTTTATTTCCAAGAGCTTCGGTTTCTGCATCGCGTGTTGCGGAGGTTTTAGAAGTAGAACCGACAATAGTGGATCCTGAAAAACCTAAAAATATTAAAAAAACAAATGGTAAAATAGAATTTAAAAATGTATATTTTAAATATCCAGGCGGAGAAGATTATGCATTAAAAAATATAACCTTTACGGCAATGCCAGGTCAAACAACAGCTATTATTGGCTCTACCGGTTCAGGGAAATCAACACTTATTAATTTAATTCCAAGATTTTATGATGTTGATAAGGGACAGGTTTTAATAGATGATATAGATGTAAGAGAATTAACTCAAAATGAGTTAAGAAAATATATAGGGTATGTTCCTCAAAAATCTGTTTTGTTTAGTGGAACTATTGAATCAAACATAAAATATGGAAATGAAAATTTAACAGATGAAGAAATGGAAAAAGTTGCAGATGTATCAGAGTCTCTAGAGTTTATTAATAAGCTACCAAAGCGATTTAAAGAAGAAGTTTCTCAAGAAGGTAAGAATTTTTCTGGTGGTCAAAAACAGAGATTATCTATAGCAAGAGCACTTGCAAAAAAGCCTAAAATTTTAATTTTTGATGATAGTTTTTCTGCGCTTGATTTTAAGACAGATTTATCTGTTAGAAAAAAGATGAAAGAATATACTAAAAATAGCACTATAATAATAGTTGCTCAAAGAATATCTACAATTATGAATGCTGAACAAATT from Marinitoga sp. 1197 includes:
- a CDS encoding ABC transporter ATP-binding protein translates to MLKIMKYLKPYSLYLILAIALLYIQAMTNLALPDYMSDIVNVGIQQSGIEDTLPKALSNTTMKRLFMFMDKAEKELVLKYYAYIKKGSNEYISQYPLLEKEDIYVKKNFSNDSNLEKIFAKSFIAVNAIERGETEGLKINKNSKLDIFKLLIFLPLNKRIDFANNIYEKINILGDEMVKQFLIQSVKTEYEKLGIDLYNSQKKYILKTGVWMLLVTLIGVISAIIVGLLGSKTAAGLAKDLRKKIFSKVENFSGEEMDKFSTASLITRTTNDITQIQNLMVILIRIVFYAPILAVGGLIRALDKSPSMSWIIGVAVISLLVFIGTIFAFALPKFKLIQKLVDKLNLVSRESLTGMMVIRAFNTQEREKKRFDEVNKELTKTNLFVNRLMAFLMPAMLFVMNGTMLLIVWVGAHKIDNFNLQVGDMMAFIQYAMQIIFSFLMMAMIFILFPRASVSASRVAEVLEVEPTIVDPEKPKNIKKTNGKIEFKNVYFKYPGGEDYALKNITFTAMPGQTTAIIGSTGSGKSTLINLIPRFYDVDKGQVLIDDIDVRELTQNELRKYIGYVPQKSVLFSGTIESNIKYGNENLTDEEMEKVADVSESLEFINKLPKRFKEEVSQEGKNFSGGQKQRLSIARALAKKPKILIFDDSFSALDFKTDLSVRKKMKEYTKNSTIIIVAQRISTIMNAEQIIVLDEGEIVGKGTHEELMKTCSTYREIAYSQLSEEELA